A window from Ostrinia nubilalis chromosome 13, ilOstNubi1.1, whole genome shotgun sequence encodes these proteins:
- the LOC135077589 gene encoding U3 small nucleolar RNA-associated protein 4 homolog, with translation MASKIHRVRYYNPTPQIINSISYNKTSKNIAVARADASIEIWDLNYAPYMVKFIPGVEDGSVEALGWVNDRLLSTGLGGALVEWDLDKLNVKQTVLLTGYAAWCLDVNSSNTLVAVGTEQGYVNLYSVENDEIVYKKLFDKQEGRIMCCKFDKTGNILITGSIDTIRVWNVETGHATSRMLASRRGKETIVWCLAVLSDNIVVSGDSHGRLTFWDRKLGEQIESYTTHKADILCIEVSEDESSLYCSGVDPVITNFIKVNNNTSKHPTLQWVKNVQRNIHEHDVRVLALNDDRLVSVGADGYITLSSYPPKWVMRIPPMIPGPRSAVCAKKKLLLLRYSNHLEVWKLGSYATTNNGKVVFSNQSTKNVEQTDSNSQLEKDTPIAILNNAYNQNNKNKNLKLTDNPVKLVSVQTKGKKQIKCCELSPSGEFIVYSTENTVRMLKLDTDEDQQNTSLSKVLINGVSSSCDRIAFTEDSRTMALHCAGSILVLQVDPQAGATVVQTISTTKHLKASSILHLHISKKTSSGAIYLVAADTQGAIAVWTKAKKKYEHYVTLPKYKCVPSALTVDSKQESLVVVYVDQKIVEYELVSKKFAEWVNTALPPAWLSREAAASSVAPHPAREALVIADNTSLWVLERKQFQEPTEPASKKKSNSGQNVGLKIVPIKYLAGFHWVGDDEAVIVEVLPENIVSQLPPVISRK, from the exons atgGCTAGTAAAATTCATAGGGTGCGGTATTACAACCCTACTCCTCAAATAATTAACAGCATTTCTTACAATAAAACAAGTAAAAACATTGCTGTGGCGAG ggcAGATGCTTCCATTGAAATCTGGGATTTGAACTACGCGCCTTACATGGTGAAATTCATCCCGGGCGTAGAAGATGGATCGGTGGAAGCCCTTGGCTGGGTTAACGATAGACTGTTGTCTACTGGACTTGGCGGTGCGCTGGTGGAGTGGGATCTTGATAAGCTAAATGTCAAACAAACTGTGCTGCTTACTGGATATGCAGCTTGGTGTTTAGACGTGAACTCATCCAACACTTTAGTGGCCGTGGGAACAGAGCAAGGTTATGTCAATTTATACAGTGTTGAAAACGATGAAATTGTGTACAAAAAGCTGTTTGACAAGCAAGAGGGCAGGATAATGTGCTGTAAATTTGATAAAACTGGAAACATACTAATAACAG GATCTATAGACACAATAAGGGTATGGAATGTAGAGACAGGGCATGCCACTAGTCGTATGCTGGCCAGTCGGCGAGGCAAGGAAACCATCGTGTGGTGTTTGGCGGTTCTCTCTGATAACATTGTAGTTTCTGGTGACAGCCATGGTAGACTTACATTTTGGGACAGAAAGTTGGGAGAGCAG ATTGAGTCCTACACTACTCACAAAGCAGACATACTATGTATAGAGGTATCAGAAGACGAAAGCAGTCTGTACTGCAGTGGAGTAGACCCTGTTATTACTAACTTTATCAAAGTAAACAACAACACTAGTAAACATCCCACATTGCAGTGGGTTAAGAATGTCCAAAGGAATATTCATGAACATGATGTTAG GGTATTAGCATTGAATGATGACAGACTTGTGTCTGTAGGAGCTGATGGCTACATCACACTTTCCAGTTACCCCCCTAAATGGGTAATGAGGATACCTCCCATGATACCTGGACCTAGATCAGCAGTATGTGCTAAGAAAAAACTTTTACTTTTAAG ATATAGTAATCACTTAGAAGTATGGAAACTTGGCTCATATGCCACAACAAACAATGGAAAAGTAGTTTTTTCAAACCAAAGCACAAAAAATGTTGAACAAACAGATAGCAACAGTCAGCTTGAGAAGGACACTCCAATTGCTATTTTAAATAATGCTTATAATCAGAACAACAAAAATAAGAATTTAAAGCTAACAGACAACCCAGTGAAATTGGTTTCAGTTCAGACCAAAGGCAAAAAACAGATTAAATGCTGTGAGCTATCACCAAGTGGAGAGTTCATAGTTTATTCAACAGAAAATACAGTGAGAATGCTGAAATTAGATACT GATGAAGATCAACAGAACACGTCACTATCAAAAGTACTGATCAACGGCGTGTCGTCGTCCTGCGACCGCATCGCGTTCACGGAAGACTCCCGTACAATGGCTCTGCACTGCGCGGGCAGTATCCTGGTCTTACAGGTGGACCCACAAGCTGGCGCCACTGTCGTTCAGACGATTTCTACCACCAAGC ATCTGAAAGCCTCATCAATACTACATCTTCACATATCGAAGAAAACTTCGTCAGGAGCGATATATTTGGTAGCAGCAGACACGCAGGGCGCCATCGCTGTGTGGACAAAAGCGAAGAAGAAATATGAGCATTACGTCACATTGCCGAAGTATAAGTGTGTTCCTTCGGCGCTAACAGTCGACAGTAAACAAGAAAGTCTTGTAGTGGTCTATGTAGATCAAAAG ATCGTCGAGTACGAGTTAGTTTCAAAGAAGTTCGCCGAGTGGGTGAATACGGCCCTGCCTCCGGCGTGGCTGTCGCGCGAGGCGGCCGCATCGTCTGTGGCGCCGCACCCCGCCCGAGAGGCGTTGGTCATCGCGGATAACACGTCTCTGTGGGTGCTGGAGAGAAAACAG TTTCAGGAACCGACAGAGCCAGCATCTAAAAAGAAATCAAACTCGGGCCAAAATGTGGGCTTGAAAATTGTACCCATAAAG TACTTGGCTGGTTTCCATTGGGTAGGCGACGACGAGGCAGTGATAGTGGAAGTACTCCCGGAGAACATAGTCTCGCAGCTACCACCAGTGATATccagaaaataa
- the LOC135077305 gene encoding uncharacterized protein LOC135077305 gives MEAPAPAPVAVGGRREPSIDAVKAQGVLRSVTKKTRDAAKLWQSRWGFYSFIREIQEEEAQKMGMSLEEYREAVRTVSCKPEPKTYPVVVDPSPKPLPPTSSAMVGRRASCPLERYGRLVKTDRDSPTRPPLRPGQIYDPYKQTLVFLGSVDGDPISYNIPPAKAEIPEEMWSRPHQLEVMTLSRDNLERAFRNLKTA, from the exons ATGGAAGCTCCGGCCCCAGCGCCCGTCGCCGTGGGAGGCCGCCGCGAGCCGTCCATAGATGCCGTCAAGGCTCAAGGAGTTCT GAGGTCGGTGACCAAGAAAACGAGAGACGCCGCGAAGCTGTGGCAGTCACGATGGGGCTTTTACAGCTTTATTCGAGAGATACAAGAGGAGGAAGCTCAGAAAATGG GCATGTCCTTAGAAGAATACCGCGAGGCTGTTCGCACTGTCAGCTGCAAACCAGAGCCCAAGACGTACCCAGTCGTTGTGGACCCATCACCAAAACCACTTCCTCCTACTTCTTCGG CTATGGTGGGGCGTCGAGCGAGCTGTCCCTTGGAGAGATACGGTAGGCTGGTGAAGACCGACCGCGACAGCCCTACGCGCCCGCCACTGCGCCCCGGCCAGATCTACGACCCTTACAAACAGACTTTAGTGTTTTTggg GAGCGTCGATGGCGATCCTATTTCATACAACATTCCACCAGCGAAGGCCGAGATACCAGAAGAGATGTGGTCCCGCCCGCACCAGTTGGAGGTCATGACGCTAAGCAGGGACAACTTGGAGAGGGCTTTCAGGAATCTTAAGACTGCATAA